The Thiomonas sp. FB-Cd genome includes a window with the following:
- a CDS encoding nitroreductase: MDPLDTTAWTLELLRKRQQVSPKRLTAPGPSPSQIRQLFDAAAQAPDHGLILPWRFVQFSDAARADLGEAFAAALVERDPVASAQQLQDARDKAQRAPFVAVAIVRTHDDHLEIPPGERIVSLGCALQNILLAACAQGFGAGLVSGQAMDSHALRRLLTLAHGEQAICFITIGTIKTSKAARVRPDPDAFVTVL; this comes from the coding sequence ATGGACCCACTCGACACGACTGCTTGGACGCTTGAACTGCTTCGCAAGCGGCAGCAGGTCTCTCCGAAGCGCTTAACAGCTCCGGGGCCCTCGCCGTCGCAGATCCGCCAATTGTTCGACGCCGCGGCGCAGGCACCTGATCATGGCCTGATTCTGCCGTGGCGTTTCGTCCAATTCTCTGACGCCGCACGTGCAGATCTGGGAGAAGCGTTTGCCGCAGCATTGGTGGAGCGTGATCCGGTGGCGTCCGCCCAACAATTGCAGGATGCGCGCGACAAGGCACAGCGCGCGCCGTTCGTGGCCGTGGCCATCGTGCGAACGCATGACGATCATCTGGAGATTCCACCTGGCGAACGGATCGTTTCGCTCGGATGCGCACTGCAAAACATCCTTCTTGCCGCGTGCGCGCAAGGGTTTGGGGCAGGGCTCGTCAGCGGACAGGCGATGGATTCCCACGCGTTGCGCCGCTTGCTCACTCTTGCGCACGGTGAGCAAGCAATCTGCTTCATCACAATTGGCACGATCAAGACATCCAAGGCGGCACGGGTTCGGCCGGATCCTGACGCGTTTGTCACCGTGCTATAA
- a CDS encoding molecular chaperone TorD family protein, with translation MSDVSELASLASAASYLLLNAPDADTLAVLQRESHKPLELGSARQDFYDYLCIPQSGCFLPPFAHVLSQAQEAAEYWHFPTPRYDGGDALMQWYDAAGFDASLLPADSILASANRPLDHVGTLLAYLALLLDAAQDSEADRAVLAEFLGEHLQPWAQTFVNLLVQAQSPYISQLGAMLRDLFDTVCEAFPPMLPRPFIAPPKHIPIQVE, from the coding sequence GTGTCTGACGTTTCTGAACTGGCCAGCCTTGCGAGCGCCGCCTCGTACTTACTGCTCAACGCACCCGATGCGGATACCTTGGCTGTGCTGCAGCGCGAGTCGCATAAGCCGCTGGAGTTGGGCAGCGCACGACAGGATTTTTACGATTACCTGTGCATCCCGCAATCGGGATGTTTTCTGCCGCCCTTCGCCCATGTGCTGAGCCAAGCGCAGGAAGCCGCTGAATACTGGCACTTTCCGACGCCGAGATATGATGGCGGCGACGCACTGATGCAGTGGTATGACGCCGCTGGATTTGACGCGTCTCTGCTTCCCGCCGACTCGATCTTGGCGTCCGCCAACCGGCCGCTTGACCATGTAGGCACGCTGTTAGCCTATTTAGCTCTCTTGCTTGACGCCGCACAGGACAGTGAGGCGGACCGCGCGGTGCTGGCCGAGTTCCTTGGTGAACATCTCCAGCCCTGGGCTCAAACCTTCGTGAACCTTCTGGTGCAGGCGCAAAGTCCCTACATTTCACAGCTCGGTGCCATGCTGCGCGATTTGTTCGATACTGTGTGCGAAGCGTTTCCACCTATGCTGCCGAGGCCGTTCATCGCGCCACCGAAGCATATTCCGATTCAGGTGGAGTAA